The following is a genomic window from candidate division KSB1 bacterium.
CAGACTCCGGGTGAGGAGCTTTTGGCCTATATTCACAAGCACGATATTCGTTATGACGATCTGGGCCAGCGGATTATTGTCTATACCCAACCGCAGAGCGAACTGGAAAAGGAAATCCGAAATATCTATTGTATGGAAGCTTGTCTGTTTCGGGCCGGAAATCTGGAAGATGTATTTCTGCGTCTGACCGGACGGGAGTTACGCGAATGAATCGACCTGCTCTTTCTGATATTACCCTTCGGTTCCGGCACGTCTGGTACCGGAATTTAATAACCTACAAGCGTATCTGGAAAGTTAACTTTCTTGTCCCTCTGCTCGAGCCTGCTTTTTATATTTTGGCATTTGGACTTGGGTTCTCCGGCCTTATCGGCGGGGTCGAGTATGCAGGCCTGCAGCTGGAGTATACCCGGTTCATGGCGCCGGCACTGGTGGCGACTGCCTGTATGTGGAATTCTTTTTTCGAAACCACCTATACCTCTTTTGTGCGGATGTACTATCAAAAGACATTTGACGGACTTTTGGCAACACCGTTAAGTCTTGAGGAAATTATCATTGCGGAAATTGTCTGGGCGGCATCCAAAGCTGCGGGCGCGGTCACGATTATGCTTGTCGTGCTGATTCCCATCGGCTTTGCCAACTTTCCCGGAGCTCTGATGTGCATCCCGCTGGCCTTTCTGGGCGGACTCGCCTTTGCTTCCATCGGAATGTTTTTTACCGGTATCATTCCGACAATCGACATGTTTAATCTGCCGGTGTTTTTGTTTATCACCCCCATGTTTCTATTCTCGGGTACGTTTTTCCCCATTTCAGGAATCCCGGAATGGGCCGGACTGTTTTCTCTGTTGTTTCCGTTGTATCATCTGGTTGAATTGACCCGCTTTTTCTGTATAGGCGCCATGGAATCGCATATGCTTTTTAATATCCTGTATCTCATTCTGTTCGCTGTGCTGTTCGGATATCTGGCGCTCCGCAATATGAAGCGGCGCATTATTCAATAGAAGTTATGTCGAGTGGCAGTCAGGGTTGTTTGGAAGATACTTGATGCTGATCATTTTGCAGATCGATTTCAAAATCAGAGTGCAGAAAATTGATGTGTTTGACATCTACTTTAAAGGCGGTGCGGATGATACCGGTCACCTCGAACAAAGCCTCAAAATAATGATCTCCGGTTATGTCTTGTAACGATTCTGCTGTT
Proteins encoded in this region:
- a CDS encoding ABC transporter permease — its product is MNRPALSDITLRFRHVWYRNLITYKRIWKVNFLVPLLEPAFYILAFGLGFSGLIGGVEYAGLQLEYTRFMAPALVATACMWNSFFETTYTSFVRMYYQKTFDGLLATPLSLEEIIIAEIVWAASKAAGAVTIMLVVLIPIGFANFPGALMCIPLAFLGGLAFASIGMFFTGIIPTIDMFNLPVFLFITPMFLFSGTFFPISGIPEWAGLFSLLFPLYHLVELTRFFCIGAMESHMLFNILYLILFAVLFGYLALRNMKRRIIQ